A segment of the Ammospiza caudacuta isolate bAmmCau1 chromosome 2, bAmmCau1.pri, whole genome shotgun sequence genome:
TTGCAGGCCCAAAGGATTTTCTTCACGCCAAAACTTGCCCTGTGCCTCTTTACTAAAGCTGCAGCACTTCAGCAAGAGGAGAGAGGCCTTGGAGCTTTTATTGTGCTTGCAAGCCCAGATTACATCGATCACATTGACTGGTCACAACAGCTTTACTCATGCAATCACCAGCTGAACATCAGAGGCTCTTTGGGATCCATGAGAGAGCAACACAGCCCCCTCCCCCAACTGAACATGGTGGCACAGGATACTGATTTTGCTGCTTCATTGATAAAGTATGCCTCAGCATTAGGattgattttggtttttatgAGGAGTTTTAAAACTATTTCCAAAGATAATTGTCCAATAAGGTCATTTTTACACTAACCCTTTTCTGGAATTCGCTGGGCTGGAAATGTGGTTTCTTCAGTGCAGCACAGCCATCTTTGTTTATTAGACTCTTAACTATTACTATACTTATATTTATtatacttttattatttaaaaaggaaaaaaagcccaagcaTCTCCAAGAGCTATTTCTTTCCATGGATTTGTGTCCCATGCTTCTTCGACTTGGTCTAAGAGGGCAGAAGTTCCAACATGAGCTTTTGCTGCACTCTGGGTGTTTTAGGTTGTCTTCCTACACAAACTGTTTGGCATTTAATAAGGCTGGGAGCTTTTCCTCAGTGCACGAgtttctccctccttccccacacTTATTTTTACACTGCTGATCAAAGTAAATTTCCTTCCAACGGGTTCAAAATCTATTAGAGACAGGCATACAGCATGATCATAGAAACCTCCTGTGTGTAAGAACAAATCTATTTCTCCCCCTGCTCCACCACCCTTCAGCAGCCTCATTTGCTGGTATCTTCCTTAAAGGGCACGCCACAGATCACCAAGTTTGTCTActcagttttgttttgaaaacaagTTAAAGACCTGACGAAGCTTGCTTACAGATTAACAAGCTTCATGCTTAACTTGGGGAAAATAAGAACAGAATGCTCCTGAAAAGGTAGGAAACATCCTTAAAAGTACTTCAGCTTAAATCTTGCGTCATACAGGGCTCCAAAGAACGCACCAGCAACCTTGTGCTGACATATACTTGACCTTTGTTGCCAGCACACAATTGCAACATCCTGAATGTCTGTAGCTAAAGTTTTCCCAGCAGGTTTTCCAGCTTGCTTGCACATATACTGAGCAGCAgtgtaaatataatttatacATTAACATATTGCCTGTATGCATGTGAGGCCTCATTTGATGTTCATGATTGCACCATCAAACACGGATTTAAAATGTCCAGCTTTGGAATACAGCAGTTGTACTTTGCATTTTATTTACATCAGGACCAATCCATAAATTAAGCCACAtgcagatgaagaaaaaaaaagtattgtgTGTTTAGGAAACttcctttaaaacaaattattttatctcAGTCCAAACATCCACAATAGCAGGAAGCTGGATCACAGCATGTTTACAGTTGTATAATAGCTGCAAAAACACTAAAGCATCCTCCCACTGTATTAAGAAAAGAGCctttaaaagatgaaaaataagtTTAGTACAAAGTCTCTTGACTGAATTAACCTAAGACAAATTATTTGGACACATATGGTgtatattatttaaaaacagattaaacagtgttttggggtttatttcaaACATGAAATTATTCTATAAACATTTCTACTTTTCTGATGAATCAATGCTCAAAATTTGGCCAGAAGACAAGTCAGTTCTCATGTCATGGAAGTTCTCAAGGGGATCTAGGGGGAGATTTTCCAGCCTTGTTTTTTCTATGTTactcccttttttttctgtcctgtaTTTTTTCTTGCATACAGCTTCAAAAGAGCAAGTACATCTTACTCATCTTATACATCCTATTCTGCACTCTCCCCTAGAAAACCTGGCATTACAAGGATCCAAATTgtattacaaaaaaataaaatcaatctTGCTTTAAGAATAGCAGTTTTAAGTGTAAATGGCACGATACAGAGTGGTATTGGTGATATTTGAGCGAGCCCCAGATTACCTGGTAAAGCtcagtggcacaggctggcagaAGCACCACGATGGGGAACAAAGGGAATAGCAAAGTCCTGCAGGTAGTGAACCCTCCTGGCCCTCAGCTGGGTCAGCCTGACTCATGGCATATGTTGGATGATGCCCATCATTTGACAAATGTGAAGGACAGGGATTTCAGACATTAACATGTTAGTTCACCTTTGGGTCTCCACTCTGATCATATGTATTGTGGAAATGCCCATTTAGAGTTTCAGTAAGCAGCACAGTATTGCCTTTAATTGAAAAGGGACAGAAAAGCAGGTTTTTCTGTTCATATTTCATTTCTCAGCCATGTATTCTATCTTTAGAAACACCACTTCAAGTaaaatgcattaattttaaCTGTAGTTCCCTCTTCTTAAAAATAATCCAGTAGTAAACTGGAATCCAGAAGAAAACACAAGACTTTTAGACAAACAGGTTTATAAGGTTTATTGTCCATTGCACATACATGGATTATATACAAGTTAGTAACATAAGTTACTTCTTAATTTTCTAGAAGATTGTTACAGCAAATGCCATTTTAAAACATCTACTCAGAAATCAATCTCAAAAAGGTAAATATGACAATAttttaagaacaaaacaaattgCACTTGGTTAGGAGAGTCAAATACAGGTTTGTCTATATGCTGTAACAAACTATATAGCAGGTAATATTACAGTTAGAAGTAGCTCTTGCAGTCCATTTGtacattaataatttttttcaattttacttATTTAAAAACTGGTGAATATTTCAaagatttcttcttcttcttcctagTATTTGAGATTCACATGAAATGCACTAGCGACTAAGTCTTTATACAATTCCTATTCAAATATAAGAAGAACACCACACCTGAAAATAAGGAGAAAACTGAAACGTACTGATTTTACATGTATCATGAGATGAGAAGTATGGAACGTATGTTCAGCAAGAAAGCCCTGTCCACtacttacaaaaaaaaagattttaaaaaataatcactgCACACAATACAAAGGGTGGGGTCATACTGTACTTTTTAAACCTCCTGTAACAGTACTATTCCTCATTACTGTTCACAGATGAGTGTTTCCATAGCAAACTTGTTCTCAAAGTGTCGAATCTTTCGGCAGTTGATGGCTTCACGCTTCTGAATTCCTGTTGTATTGGGAAAGAACAACAGAGTGTCAAGAGATGAAGGGCTGAGGTACATGAGAGGCAGAAGTTTTATGTTTGCTATGATAAGATGCCACAAGAAATCAGAACTACCCCTCTCCAACCCTCCCCTCcaacaaaacacacagaggCACACATTCAGATGTAGAAAATCAATTAGCAGGAATGATCCTGAAAGTGTGGTGAACCAAATCCCAGTACTGGTTTAGTGAAAACCAACCTGCCAAAACCCCCCACTGGCTAGTTTTCAACTCAGATCAGTTCCCAATCTCCCTTTCTGTACATctgtaaaaatgcatttattacTACAGGATAAACATACTAAATTTTTAATTGGATTTTGCTATTAAaaccttttcattttcaaacaTCAATCTAAATTGCTTttataaattgtatttcttctctttgttttcccAAGCAGTCAGGTCTCACAATATGACAGAAGCAATTAAACTGCTTTGGTGTGCACTTGCACACCATGTGCAGATTACACAACAAGAAATCAAACAacctaaaagcaaaaaaaccaaaccaccaaaaaGCAAATCCAAGTACCATCTGAATGCAAATTTTAAGGCAGTATTTAACAGCTCTTCAAGACTTTTCCAAATAATGTTTTTCAGccatttttccattaaaaaagtACCAAGCACTATAATTTTCCTGCGAAGACAAGCTCTTATTGACATTTCACTGACACAAATAGGAAGACACGTAACAATGTATAGATGGCTTTAATGACAAAAAGAAGCTGCAATTCTGCATGTGGACTACAAAGCTAAAGCTTCTCCTGTatgaaagatttttctttgttttgagGTAGGGTGTGTGGTTTAGGGCTCAAGACTGAAGAATAGCATCAATGAAAGCCTGAGCTCCAGAAAACACACCCAtgcacacacccacacacacacacacagacacattttgGCACTCCTAGGTCACTGGGGCCTTGAGCACTTTTGCACCATGGCATGACTTATTTGCACACCTACACAAGAAAATATCAGACACACTGAGGCCCACAGAGCTGGTCAGTGCAATAAGCAAGCCTTGCTTTCATTAGAGCCTTCTCTGAACACACTCAGGCATCACTGAAGCCTTTGTTAACGCAGCAGACCATGGGAGGAGGGTTTACCTTTCATGGCTTCCTTGCGCTGTAGCTTGTAGGTTTCCTTGCCACGGCAGAGGCGGTAAATAAAGAATCCCAGCTGATCCACGTTTTCAATGCGATCAGTAACAATCATCTGCTCATGAATCAAATAGGACTGAGGCAAGTATGTTCCAGCCTGTTGAACAAAATGGTAACAGCTCTGTCAAAAACCATCTCTTTGTGGTCCGAGTACACAAGAAATGCTTTCCAGTGTTTTTCTTCAACGTAtctttgaattatttaaaaatatgtattatcCATTTACTTTCATTCTAAATGTGTAAACTTCACTACAGTACAGAAACATGTAACAATTACATGCAAAAAGGTCACAGAACTTCCATTGATGCTAACATCCACTGCAGGTCCTGCTACAGTAACATCAGCCttcagcaggttttttttttctagctgtACCCACTGTCACAGGCCAGTTCTGAAATTATCATCCAAAGTTTTCACTTAATTAGTAACAGCCCACTAGACCTAAATGGGAACAACTCCcaagcaggagctggcagaacCCTGATCCACATGGAGATACTCCTGCTGATGAAGCAGGCCAGCTGCAGTACAGTCCAGCTGCAGTCCATGGGGTTGGAAAGCCTTGGACTTATTCACAGTATGGGTCACTGTTCTCAAACCAAAGCCAACATGAGACCCTCTATCCCTGTAAGTCATTATGGTGACTTGTAAGTTATGTGAGTTATTATGGTGAAGCCAAAGTGGGACATCAGGTGTTCCAAGACAATACAGTGAAAAAGGGGAGAGCCACAATGACATACAAAGGCTTTCCAAGCCCTCTCTAGACCCTCCAGTATTACTCTTCCACAGAGGAAATGATGGAGGAATCTGGCTCTGTGCACACCTCACTGTACATGGCTGAAGATGCAGACTTAGCTGCCAGCCAGTTTTCTAACACTGCTATTAAATAAtcatccatttttaaaaatactaagaAATCTTGTTAAGAGTGGTTCTAATTTATAGCAGTGTAAAGAGGGTGtccttgcttttaaaaataaaatgatcAGCTAttgtgaaaacaaattcagattCTGTTGTGAAAGATCTCTGTATTTTTAGTGACAATAAACAACTTGAAATTTCCGCTGTGAAACAAGATCATCTTTTCAGCTCCAGTGACATGTTGAGAAGCTGATTAAATGCTATTATTCCCAGTAAAGAAAGGACTGCATAAAATTCACTTTAAATTTTGCATGAATGAATAAACTATGAATATTTTCTTCACTATATATTGTGAGGAAAACAACGGcaagttttttttctctaagtaACAGCTTAGCAAACATCACTCTCCCAAATTATCCCGCTCattattttgtaattaaatCTCTGCAAATCACTGCATCTTAACTCCTAGTCTCTCGACTCTCAGGAAGGAGTGCTGAGAGAgtgccagagcacagcacccagcactggcagggtgggcagcagtgctgaggcctTGGGGACCAGCCTGCAAGGGCACTCCTGGGCTCATGCCCTCCAAACCACAGGACCTCCCAGCCACCCCAGACCCAGCCttctcagctctccctgggtgggacaggaggagaggaaactCAGTGCTCCTAGGAATCTCCTCTGCCCAGTTGCTGCAGGGGCAATTACCCAGCACTGGGATCCAGCATAGCCACAAATATCATCATTTTTGAGACATCCTGTGCACTGTGTACAGTTAAAATTAGCCAGTTGtctcagcagcaggaacaaggTGGATGAGCAAATATATCTGGGTTTCAGTTTTGTTTCCCCAAGAAACAAAGGAGGCCCTTCATGTCTGCACACTGAAGCAAACTGTATCAATATGCAGAAATGTGGAACTTTAGGCTAAAATTATGGTGTTTCTTAAACACCAGAACAGCCCAGAACTCCACCATGTACATAAAATGCCCTCTGCATGTATTCAGAGCTCATTTTAAAGAAACTAACACACTCATTTCATACATTTTTTTGCTGGTGTAACCAGTGTGACTGCAGGTCAGTATTTGCTCACTTTATGTATCTGCAGCATAGTTTTCCAAATTCCAGTTACAAACATTTAGCCTGATTTTCTGTGACATCAAATGCCCACAGCATTTGTTAATACAATGAGAATTAAGCAGATGTCTCATAAAATTAGGGCATCCACTGTTGGGGACAATGATCAAAATTGTTTGCTTTTGCACGGATTTTCAGTTAAATGTGTGATGCCTGGTTATCCTCTTACTTGTAAACCAAGCATATTTGATTCTGTACTAATGACAAAGTAGGAAATTAACAGATTTTAATAGTGGAATTTGTGTGAtctaaaaatggaaagaaaacagcacagacaaagttaaaaaaatgGGGTCACTGAGTTTTACAGACACCACATCATCCTTATGTAcaggaaatgaaaatgtggTTAAATAGCCAGTCTCAAAATAGGAAGCAAAAAAGCATCAAAGGACTTACTTGTGGTAAATTTTCACATGAAATTTATTTATACATACAAACCACTCAGAAATGGCTAAAATGCTTCCTGGAGTCCTAATTCCAAAGCCTTTTTTGAAAGATGCAAACCCAAATATGATGTAACTGTTCTAAAGTTACAAAAGCCCAGTAGAATATTAAAACATTCTCCGCAAATCTTAGCGACATTTCATCACCTCTCTTCCCCACTGGGCTGTTTTGCTGTTCTGTGAAGAAACCAGAAGGCCAGAACCCAAGGCAAATACTACCTAAATCAGCAATGGAAAGCACACATTATGTGCAGTGCACAGCAGATCCAACACATCTCGTGTGCAGCACCCTCAAGCCCTGGATCGAAGTGGGGGCCAACCCCAGGCTTTAAACAATGCCCCTGTAAAAAGCATTTCCCAGGCTTATCTACTCCATGCCTTTCAGCTAACCAGTCTTAGTCCAGTGCACACATGCTTTACAGAAACCTCAGTCACAATGgattacaaattaaaaaacacaGACTACTATCAAAGAGTCCAGCTACATCACTTTTACATGGTTTTGTCAGCCAAATTTGTAGCACtaaagaaaatcagatttttttgccttcctCTGAATTAATGATTCCTTCATGATTGTAGATCATTGTCTAAGTAGGTTACagacttttttctctttgcaaagACCTCTAGTGATCATGTGCCTTTTGTGAATGTCAGAGTtctgcagaagggaaaaaaaccaaaaaaacttaTACTTGTTCCTGTCTTAAGAACAAATTACTTATGATTTAATCATACCTTGATAttgatgagcagctccaggaaatTTTTTGGTGGCATAACAACTGAAGTGTTCAGAGGAATCACATAGCACTTATCCAGGCTAAGGTCAAGATAGGCAGTGAGTCTCTAttgagaaaacatttattttaatcaaaaaACCAAGAAGATCAGAAAACTGTCAAACAGATGTTGCTGAACTGCTATTGCCTTGTACTGTTCTTCAAATTATTCTTTTGTTCACTGTAAAGTCTGTCCAACAAACTCCAATCTAAGGGCAAGTAAAAGTACAACCAAAGGGCAGCCTTGATGAGAGTTTATATTTTCAACAGGGATCTGGGCAAGGCAGCAGGTGATGAGGAGCTCAAATGCACCATGAAAGGAAACTACAAAGGTGTACCTGAGCTGTTATGGAAACAAGAACAGTGTTCATTTATGCTTAGTGCCTTCATTGTGGAACAACAGGACAAAAACCTGGCTCTAATCTTCatgcttttatattttgttaTAGTCTAAAGAGGAAACGCTGCTGTaagaacaaaacacagaaagaaaaaaaattgctacaGATAATGCAACAAAAGTAGTTTTAGGTTCAAAAATATGACTGATTTGCAAGGTTAATGATTATTCATAGTTGAATTATTATCTTTATACAGTACCTGAACTGCAGTATTTGCCACTATTTGATAAAAAGCTCAGGGAATTACCCTGAtgaatcctgcagctctgttcaCTGAGCTGTGTTTTACTGCACCTGTTCTTGCTAAAGAAGATGTTATCTCTAGCTGCTGAAAGCTCTGAGGCtgtgtatgtatataaaatacTGAGCACCAGGAGGCCAGCAGTCAAAATAATGCCAGGACAGCAATCATCAGTGCAGCTAATCTCATTACATGGAGCAAGTGCTATATCTATGGCAAATGACCCTTGCACTGACCTTTAGAGCAAAGCCTTGAACTTATTACTTCcaaaagtaaatttttaatattatattgTTCTTCCTTGCTTCTTAgatgctgctttcttttttcattttctagttTTCCCTCTTTAGAGTCTTTATTCTAACTCTTAACAGAAGGTCCCTAAATATATTCTGAAATACTATTTGAATTACATAGCTTGAGCAAGCAATGTTTTCCTCCAAATCTGGCTATGAATATTTGAGAGATAGCACTTTAAACTCCAAAGTTTGCATAAAAAAATAGGACACTTCCCTATTCTTTTTCATCTTAGCTTAAAAAAAGCTGTTCAGTGAAGTCTTCAAATGTTCACAGAGATTTAGCTTCCTGAAAACCAGCTGTACAACATTTCATTGCCATCAGACCGCTCCAACCATGCTGATACAGAAGAGGAAGGCTTCTAATtgttctgcagctgctcttAACACTGAGAGCTGTAGCCCTGTCAACTGCCTTAACAGAAATTTATTGCCATGATTCCTATCAATCAAGGTTATTTCTCCAAAAAAGGAAGATAGCTTTGAAACCTTAGTTCAGTGTCTCTAGGAATCATAGTAGCCGGTGGTGCacaaagaaattaaactttGGCTTCCCGTGGCATCTGGAAAATGAGCTGTTTTCCATggtccttctgctgctgctttgggggtTTGAGCCATGCTAGGAGAGCACCTCCAGGAGAACACACCCAGTGACATCAGATGCAATCAGCCCCTCCAAGTAATGTCAAAGCTACCTCAGCCCTTTCCAAATTTCCCttggcaccacagcagctggtCAAATTCTGGCTCAGTGGACTGAGCAGAGCAAGAACAatattcttttccatttctcatACTAAGGAGAGCAAACAGATCCAAGGTTTTTCCCTTTCTAGAAACAGAAGTGTGTTTGTAAAAGGTGGCTTACACACCAGCTGATGATGACTCTATCGTGCTGTACTTTATGCCCAGTTAATAACTGCTTGCAGCCTGCTGCTGATCAAAACAtttctgctgcctcctccaCCCCTCTGCTTCCCCCCACCAAAATAAATGAGTACATTTATCAGGATGACTGAGGGGGAACATTTTTCAAGCTTTAAATGCTTTCAATCAACTTCTTCAGACATATTTCTTACCCGATGGAAGTCATGGACGATATCAGCAGGATCGCTATCAGCAAATTCAGGGACTGGCACACTGATAAACTCAACATCTTCCTCCTCCAGGATCTGAATATTTTGCTCAATTGTGTGGTAGCGAGCAGTCTGAGCCTCTGCCCCAGGCTCAGGTAAACTTAAGCCATCTTCAATGTACTTTATTCCACAGAAATACACGCCACCCTGCTAAAAACAGTAAACaacccaacaacaaaaatatcagTAACGTAGAAGTTTAAAAGTAATATTCTCTGAAGAAAAACTTGTCagactaaattaatttttttgcctttaattTGATTCATAcaccaaagcagcagccagTTGCTATCAACAACAGGACCATGGCTAAAACCTCAATTACACTCAACACAGAGGGAGTTCTTTGTTTAAATTCAAGGATCCCATAAAGAAGATTCTTAAAATCCAGTCTTCCATGTATTTTTAGAAAGACCATGAAGTTCCTATATCTATATGCAtgtgtattattattattgttgttgttgttgtttttgttgttgatgtTGTTGTTATCTCACTgtaaaattattacattttaagTCAAATCTAAACAGTTAAATTATTAAAAgtcaaaattacaaataaaagcattaaaacTGGTCATCCAAATCACCTTCAAAAAGCAAGTCTAAATTTGGTCTTGCTTGCAGCAGTGTGTTGGACTAGATGACATCAAGACTTCCCCTCCAAACTCAATTATTCTGTGAAGTTGCTTAGTTTTACTAGACTTCAAGAGTCTGGACAGTCAATTTCTAAAATACCTTTTGAACAGTTTTAAGAggtaaaaaagtaaaaagagaaaTTGGAATAACTAATTTGTGTCCTTCTGCCAGAGAACAGGTGGCAGGCTACCTAAGTTACGTGTAAAATACAGTTCTGAGTCAGAGGAAGCCATGTACCAAATTTACACACCAAATAGTTTTAGAAATATGGAACTCTGCATATGCACATGCCatcaatttaaaatttttcattgaaaatgtGTCTTCAGCGCAATGTCAGCTCAGTTCCTGAATGTTTCCTTTAACGCAGATCTGACTCCTAACCAGCAGCACAGGTTCAATTCAATGGCACTTTCAGTTTCACCTCACTGGCAGGTGAAAGGTGGAGCGTCCAGTGCTAAGCACGGGTGAAATGTGCATTAGAAATGCAGCCGGCCTTCAGCTCCTCAGCTCGTTAATACACCCACCCCGATTAGCTGTGCTGTTTAAGCATCATCGTTTGCAACACTTACTTATCCCCTGTAAATTTGGTTAATGTGATAGCCAAATAGACTCTAAACTGCAAGTTCAGCTAGAATTTCTGAAGTTTAATGACTTGGCTTTCCACATTAGCAGCTACTAAAATGGGGGGAAAGCAACAGTCCTGCTATCAGGGATAAGAACGTGATTTTTTACCTTATAATTAGGTGCTCTA
Coding sequences within it:
- the ITM2B gene encoding integral membrane protein 2B isoform X1; this translates as MVKVSFNSALAQKEAAKKEEENSQVLILPPDAKDPEDAVPVGQRRAWCWCMCFGLAFMLAGVFLGGAYLYKYFAFQQGGVYFCGIKYIEDGLSLPEPGAEAQTARYHTIEQNIQILEEEDVEFISVPVPEFADSDPADIVHDFHRRLTAYLDLSLDKCYVIPLNTSVVMPPKNFLELLINIKAGTYLPQSYLIHEQMIVTDRIENVDQLGFFIYRLCRGKETYKLQRKEAMKGIQKREAINCRKIRHFENKFAMETLICEQ
- the ITM2B gene encoding integral membrane protein 2B isoform X2 produces the protein MVKVSFNSALAQKEAAKKEEENSQVLILPPDAKDPEDAVPVGQRRAWCWCMCFGLAFMLAGVFLGGAYLYKYFAFQGGVYFCGIKYIEDGLSLPEPGAEAQTARYHTIEQNIQILEEEDVEFISVPVPEFADSDPADIVHDFHRRLTAYLDLSLDKCYVIPLNTSVVMPPKNFLELLINIKAGTYLPQSYLIHEQMIVTDRIENVDQLGFFIYRLCRGKETYKLQRKEAMKGIQKREAINCRKIRHFENKFAMETLICEQ